The sequence below is a genomic window from bacterium.
GTGAGGTATCGCCCGCTCTGCAAGGGTTGATCCATCCAATGGGACAAGTATGCGGTTAAACATAGGGGTTACTCCATTCCAGATGAGGAGTGCGTTAATATGGACACATGCCGTTCTTAGTCCCGTGGTACAAATTTGAGACTTATGAATGACAGGGAAACGGCAAATTTTTTGTCAATTAACTTTACAAAAGATTTACTATTAATGTCCCTGATACACCCTGAATAAATACAAAATCAAATGAAAAATACCGGTTACATACTGCAATACTGGTTGCTGAATATTCTGGGATGGTGGGTCAATCTTTTACCCGAGAAAGCCGCTTTGAACTTCGGGGCGGGGCTGGGCAATTTAGCTTTTACCATGGGCATACGCCGCAAAGTGGCCCTGGAAAATCTGATGCGGGCCTTCCCCCAAAATGGTGACAGTCAAAACCGGGAAATAGCGCTCAGCCTCTACCAAAATCTGGGGAGGAATCTGATGGAGCTTTTGCGGTTCAAAACGTCGGATTGTGCCAGCGTTAAGAACAAGGTGGACCTGAGGAATACCGAATACTTTGACCAGGTCGTAAAAGCGGGCCGGGGAGGGATACTGGTCAGCGGGCATTTCGGGAACTGGGAGGTTCACGCCGCCGCCATCGCCAACAGCGGTTACCATTTTTCAGTGGTGGTCTATCCCCAGCACAACAAATATGTGGACGAAGCGCTCAATTCCCTGCGCCGTTCCAAGAACGTCAATATCATCTTCAAAAAAGACGCCACCCGGGAAGTATTGAAGGCTTTGCGGCAAAACCATTTTGTGGCCATGCTTTCCGACCAGGATGCAGGAGCGGACGGAGTCTTCGTTGATTTCCTGGGCCAAAAAGCCTCCACCACCAAGGGCCCGGCCATCTTTGCCCTCAAGACCGGAGCGGCCATCATCACCGGGGCCATCGTCCGGCAGCAGGGAGGAAGGCACACTGGTTATCTCAATCCGCCGTTCCATGCCGATCCCAAGAATGAGAAGGAGGCAGAGATCCTGCGTCTGACCACTATTTTCACCGCCCAACTGGAGGAATATGTAAGACGGCATCCCGATCACTGGTACTGGGTGCACAAAAGATGGAAGACCAAACAGGTTGCCTCAAAATCTAACAATCAAAAGTGATCGGCGGGAGTCAAGTGAAAAATATAGTAAATCCGTTGTCGCCCGAAACATATACCCAGCGCCTGCGGTCCCGGGAAGAGGACATTCGGGGGCCGTATTTCCGCGACCAGACTGCCATCATCCATTCCATGCCCTTCCGCCGGCTTAAGCACAAGACCCAGGTGTTCTTCTCTCCCGACAATGACCACGTCTGCACCAGAATGGAGCACACCCTGCACGTGGCCACCATCGCCGCCGCCATCTGCCGGGTGCTGGGCCTGGATGTGGACCTGGCCCAGGCCATCTCTTTGGGTCATGACCTGGGCCATGCCCCTTTTGGGCACCGGGGCGAGGAGGTGCTGGACGACCTGTTAAAGGATCACGGCGGGTTCAACCACGAACTTTACGCCCTGCGGGTGGTGGACAGCCTGGCCAACGACGGGGCCGGGCTAAACCTGACCTACGGGGTGCGGGACGGGATAATCTGTCATTGCGGGGAGAAATACGAAAAACAGATCCAGCCCCGCCGGGAAAGGATAGACCTGAACAGCATCCGGAAACTGGGGGTCTATCCCGGAACCTACGAGGGCTGCATAGTCAGGATGTCCGACAAGATCAGCTATCTGGGACGGGACATCGAGGACGGCATCCGGGCCGGGATCATCAACGAGGACGAAGTCCCGGGAAATATCCGGGAAATACTGGGCCGCAAGAACGGCGAGATCATAGACACTTTGGTCAACGATCTGATCGCCGAATCACAAAAGACGGGAGACATCTCCTTTTCCGCCAGCAATTACCAGCTGATGCGGGCTTTATACGATTTTAACACGGAGAACATATACCGATCGGCTCCGCTGGAAGAGTACGGAATGTTCTGCGAAAAGATATTGCGGACACTATTTGAAGAGTTGAACCGGGTCTACCTGCACTTCGGCCGCGATTATCCAAAATATGACAGCGATCCCGTGCCGTTGTTCCGCCGCTTCGGGAGGCATGTCCAGAAGCTGTCCGGGTTTTACGAACTGGAAAAGACCCCGGCCCAGGTGATAGTTAGTGATTACATCGCCGGGATGACCGACAGCTATGCGCTGGCCTGCGTCCACGAGGTGTTCATCCCCGAGCCCATAAAATTCGACCTTCCACGGTCCTCTAACTAAAATAAACAATCAGAGATGACATGACAGCCTCACCACATTTGACCCTGGAACAAGTGGCCCAGATGCTGCTGAAGTGCGGACTGATCACCCCCGACCAGCACCGGGAGATATTGATCAAAGTCCCGGCCCAGCGGGCCAAGCTCCAGAAATATCAGGAGTCGGCCTACAGCCGCAGGCTGCACCAGGCCGCCAACATCATCACTCCGGCCGAGGTCATCTCCTCGCTCAATATCCAGGTTCAGGGGCAGCCGGGCCGGTACCTGACCGAGGACATGATCACCCTGGCCGTGGCCCAGGAACTTAAGATCCCCTACCGCAAGATAGATCCGCTTAAGCTTCAGCTGGACGTGGTCACTTCCCACGTGGCCCGGCCCTATGCCATCCGCCATTTGATCGTGCCGCTGGAAGAGGAATCCGGCACCGTGACCATGGCGGTGGCCGACCCCTCCAACCTGGAGATCCTGGAATCTTTGGAAACCGCCCGGAATATCAAGATCAAGCTGGTGCTCAGCTCCAAAACCGACATCCTGAAGATCGTCCGCGAGTTCTACGGCTTCCGGGCCTCGGTC
It includes:
- a CDS encoding lysophospholipid acyltransferase family protein — translated: MKNTGYILQYWLLNILGWWVNLLPEKAALNFGAGLGNLAFTMGIRRKVALENLMRAFPQNGDSQNREIALSLYQNLGRNLMELLRFKTSDCASVKNKVDLRNTEYFDQVVKAGRGGILVSGHFGNWEVHAAAIANSGYHFSVVVYPQHNKYVDEALNSLRRSKNVNIIFKKDATREVLKALRQNHFVAMLSDQDAGADGVFVDFLGQKASTTKGPAIFALKTGAAIITGAIVRQQGGRHTGYLNPPFHADPKNEKEAEILRLTTIFTAQLEEYVRRHPDHWYWVHKRWKTKQVASKSNNQK
- a CDS encoding HD domain-containing protein; this encodes MKNIVNPLSPETYTQRLRSREEDIRGPYFRDQTAIIHSMPFRRLKHKTQVFFSPDNDHVCTRMEHTLHVATIAAAICRVLGLDVDLAQAISLGHDLGHAPFGHRGEEVLDDLLKDHGGFNHELYALRVVDSLANDGAGLNLTYGVRDGIICHCGEKYEKQIQPRRERIDLNSIRKLGVYPGTYEGCIVRMSDKISYLGRDIEDGIRAGIINEDEVPGNIREILGRKNGEIIDTLVNDLIAESQKTGDISFSASNYQLMRALYDFNTENIYRSAPLEEYGMFCEKILRTLFEELNRVYLHFGRDYPKYDSDPVPLFRRFGRHVQKLSGFYELEKTPAQVIVSDYIAGMTDSYALACVHEVFIPEPIKFDLPRSSN